The sequence below is a genomic window from Meles meles chromosome 3, mMelMel3.1 paternal haplotype, whole genome shotgun sequence.
ATTAACAGTGATGGAAAAATCTGCAGTGGGGGCTGAAAGGACTCCTTAGTCTGGCCCTAGTTTGACCACCAGCGATCCCCAGGGTAACCTGGAGAAAAGAGCCCTCCATCTCTCACCTCAGTTTCCTAGGTATGAGGTTCAGGACCCAGACAAATAATCTCCAAGGGTCCTGCCAGAAGTGAACCCTAGGCTTATGAGGCTCAGAGCCCCCGACCCCCATCGGCCAGTTTTTCATCCCTGTTaacccagtgtctggcacagtgCTTAGCCCAGGATAGGCAAGCAATATGGTATACGGGTTGCCTCAGTCTCTGTGCTTTGGCAACGGAGCATTTAACTTGGTGTTTTATTTAGCAAACCTCAGACATCAAACCTAGCCAACTCAAGCAAAAGAGCCCTACTAAGAAGAGCCCTAGGGGTTTCTTGTGCAGTCCATGAGAAGACTAGAGAACCAGGCTTGGAATTTAGGGGAGATGGGGCATGGGTATCAGAACCACAGCTGAAGGCAGGCCCACGAAAGAGTTAGGGCAGGATACCCACTGGCTCCCGGCCACACCTTTCACCATGGGGCACTGGCCCATCCAGGTTGTTGCCACAACACATATATACTCTGAATTGTCACCAGCTCAGAGCCTAAGTTCCAAGTGGGGCATGCAATTGACCCCATTTAAGTCACATGGCCGTACCCCAATTGCCAGGAATGGAGAGGGAGGTGTTCATGCATTCAAATTCCTCCCTAGGAAGGCTCTTCTGGAGCAAGGCAGCCAAGAAATGACAAACAGCCACTCCAGTGACCCTGTTCCCCTGAACAGACAGATTCTTTCTTCCAGGAATTTAGAAAAGACACTGCAGTAGGTTGAATAGTGGCTCCCCAAAAGGTATGTCCACCAAGAAACTCAGAATGTGCACTTATCTGGAATAAGGTTCTTTGCAGCTAGAATTAAGGTAAGGATTTCAAGACAAAATCATCCTGGactagggtgggccctaaatccaaggTCAAGGGTCCCtataagcaagagaaaagaagacacagaaatacagagaaggaggcagcagAGACAGAAGTGGTGCAGCTACAAATTAAGGAAGGCCAAGGATTACCAGGAGTCACCAGAAGCACAGAACGCACTCTCCCTCACAGCCTCCAAAAAGAGGCAACGGTGCTGCGGCCCTGATAccagacttccagcctcctaAAGAACAAATGTCTGCTGTTTGAGGGCCTAGTTTGGGGTGACTTAGTACCACAGTCGGAGGAATATAATACAGGGGCCCGACCACGTCAAATCAAGGCCGGTGGGAGTGCACTGGAGCCTCAGAGAAGTGGAGTGAGGATGCCAGGGCTCCAGCAGACTCACACAAATGCCAGCACCTTTGTGTTCCTTGAAATGCCTAGTGTCACCCAACAATTTCCCTTTCTTGCTTAACCAGATTAAATCCACTTTTGGTGACTTGTAACAAACCTAAAGCTCTTCTATCTGAGCGTGTACAGCCTTCTCTCCAGGTTGGGAGTACTTGTAAAGCACTGCAGAGGGGAAGGCAGGACTGGGTAGACTCCATTGAGCCAGAAAACCAGCACTGGACAAGCAGCCAAGGCAGGCTCTGCCTCCAGACAACAGTCCTGTAGAAAGGGGATAGTGTCCCAGGCAGAGACCACTCTGAGGACAGCAGGGACCTGAAGCAATCGCCCAGGTATCATGGGGAGGAGACTGAAACTTTGCTAAAaggtgttcattttgtttttaacctccccacccccataatCTGGGGCTGTTCCTTAGTGACTGTTTCCCCCTAGGTACAAAGTTGGGTGTGTCTGGGTTCTACTGCTTCAGAGTGAGCACTGGTGACCAGAGAAAAGTGACCGCTGACAGGAAGAGTGGAAACCTTCTACTGTAACAGGTGCGTTTATGTCACTAAGGAGCACTTTTCTCTGCGCTCTGTTCTATGACCCTCATCTGGCCACTCTCTGTCTTTGGATAGGGTTTTCCGGGGGTTCTGAGGGCGCTGCCTCTGCCAATCATTCATCGGCGCTGCGTTACAATAGAACCCTTCCAAGTTTCCCTCGAACATCATTTCACATCATACTCAACAGGAGAGACTTccgccccattttacagatgggaaaagcGAAGTCAAATCACTTGGCCAAAGTGACGCGGCCAGGCCGCAGCGGGAGAGAGGAAGCGAACCCAGGCATCCCGCCGGCTGCAGGTTTCCGCAACTTGCTGCGCAGCTCACACTCGCCGGCCCGCGCCCCGCCTCCCCGTCCCACCCCAGCGAGGGGCGCCGGGCCCGCCCCCGGAGGAGCGTGCCTCGGCCGCTAATCGCCGGGCGCCCCCGCCTCCGTTTCACCGCCCGGAGACGCCCCCGCCGGCTTAGCCCGGAGACGGCTCCCCCCGCCGCGCCACGCCGCGGATTGGCCCGCGGTAATTACGGGCACGCTccgggaggggggaggggccgggcggCCCCCCGCGAGCATAAATTATGCAAATACCCGGGCGCCGCACGGGGCTGACCTGCCGCCTCGCTCCATTCACGGGGGCTGCCGCGGGGGCGGAGGTGGCAAGGGAGGGGGGCGCCCATTGTTGGGGCGGGTACTTAAGGGGTCCTGAGGCCGGTCGTGTGCCACACTTGGTACTCACACGAGCTGATCTGCTCGCCGGCGAGATCACTGGGGAGACCGGCCGGGAGCGTGGCCCCTGCAGACGAGGCAAGGAGGTGAACAAACTCCAGGTGCGCTCCCGCGCCTCTCCCGGCCTTCGCGCCCGCAGCGGCCACAGGGTAGGCCCGGGCCATTTGGAACGTAAGTGCGCCCCGGCGACCCTGCCCTCAGCCCGGGCTCCCGTCCTCCAGGAACCCTCTTACCTGCCCATTGGTCCCGCGCCACGCAACGATGCCAGCCCCCCTGGAGACCTGCGTCTCGGACCTCGACTGCaccagcagtagcagcagcagcggcggcggcgacCTATCCGGCTTCCTCACCGACGAGGAAGACTGTGCCAGGCTCCAACCACCAGCTTCTGCCTCGGGGACGCCCATGCCAGTGCGCAGGGGCGCTCCCGGGGTTCCTGCAGCCTCGGATACTCCCCGGGCACAGGACGACGAGCAggagcggcggcggcgccggggccgggcgcGTGTGCGCTCGGAGGCGCTGCTGCACTCGCTGCGCAGGAGCCGGCGTGTCAAGGCCAATGACCGCGAGCGCAACCGCATGCACAACTTGAACGCGGCGCTCGATGCGCTGCGCAGCGTGCTGCCTTCCTTCCCCGACGACACCAAGCTCACCAAGATCGAGACGCTGCGCTTCGCCTATAACTACATCTGGGCTCTGGCGGAGACTCTGCGCCTAGCCGACCAGGGACTGCCCGGGGGCGGTGCCCGGGAGCGCCTCCTGCCGCCGCAGTGCGCCCCCTGCCTGCCCgggccccccagcccctccagcGACGCCGAGTCCTGGGGCTCCGGTGCGGCCGCCTCCCCCTGCGCTGCAGCCGCCTCGCCACTGTCTGACCCCAGTAGCCCCGCCGCCTCGGAAGACTTCGCCTACGGCCCCGGCGacccccttttctccttccccgGCCTGCCCAAAGACTTGCTCCACACGACGCCCTGTTACATCCCTTACCACTAGGCCCTTTAGGGACACCGTTACCTTCCCCCTCCCTCAGGCAACAGGCCGTAGGTGGAGCCCCAGCTGCAGTCTCAGGTCCCCCAGTCCGGGCGGAGGGAGGAAGTAGGAGCTTTAAAGGGACGGGAGATACCTGAGCCGCTTGTTAGGTCGCTGCACCCTCGCCGAGGCTGTCCCTTGGTCTGTTTCTCCAGCCCTCAGCCCCAGGCCCCTCCTGCCCGCCCTTAGAAGGCCTTTCCTTTTGCACTTTCTGAACTCCACAAAACCTCCTTTGTGGCTGGCTCAGAGCTGACCCCAGCCACCACTTCAGTGTGATTTAGAAAGGGGACAGATCAGTCCCTGAAGACAAGGTGAAAAGTCAATTTTACAATTTGTAGAACTCTAATGAAGAAAAACGAGCATGAAAATTCGGTTTGAGCCGGCTGACAATACAATGAAAAGGCTTAAAAAGGAGAGACAAGGAGTGGGCTTCATGCATTATGGATCCCGACCCCCACCCCGGCAGGCTTGCTCTAGGAAGCACGGGAGACTTGCGTAGCTATTCAGGCACCGGGCTGGGAAGTACTTTAATTTATTCAAGATGCTTCTTtcatatgaaaatgtatttttgtacATAAAGAGTTTATTCTATTATTATGAGCTatcaaagtttacatttttgtacTGCAGATGTTTTGTGTAAATAaaaaccaagttaaaaaaaaaataagtcaccaAGTTTCTCGCATAATGTTGGTGTCTCTCTGAggctttcttccctcccctggcAGCTCAACCACTAAAGTGAAACACTATCCTTACCCACCTCCAAATCTTCCAGGCccttttcaaaaacaatttaaaaaaaataatatgcacCTGATTTCCaccaagaaatggataaagacaGACCAGGGCATTTGGGATCCATCATTTCCTTTCACCTTATAAACACAAGGGAGATCTTTCAGGCGCCCCATAAGCCAATTAAGACTTTTTAGTGGGGAATTAGCCCCGGATACACTGCTACCTGTAGAGGTAGGGGCGGTGGGAGACTCTTTCTTTTGAGGAACTCCACATCAGCTGGCTCTGTGTTTCAAAGAGAGGGGATTAAAAAAGATCAATACAGTGTGACCACTGGCTAGGAAGTCCCAGTGACAGGTGGGCCCAGGCTGGGCAAGCAGAAGGGTCCACTCTTGTAACAGCCTATTTAGAGGGAGAAATTGATTTGTAAACAATGCCTCCAAATCGTTGTCCATTGAAGCTAGGATCTCCCTGGCTGTGAGGTGTGGGATGAATTATGCTGGTGTGGTATCCCTGGATGGGATGTGCACCTGCCTAAAATTGTGAGTTTGGGtgcctgaacacacacacaccccacatttgCCCCCCAACACATGCTATGCCCACAGtgagggggagaggtggggaatAGGGAGACATTCGGAGGGCTCTGTTCTGGCTTGCCCAGCCAGTCTTCAAGGGCAACAGCCAAAGCTTTCATTTGCTGCCAGAGAAATCAGCCGCCCAAACTCAGTGGGGATTTTTCTGACTGCAGTGTGTTTGTTGTCTGACAAGTAGCTAACAGCATTGGCCACGAGgagcttttgttttaaatttcaggatGTGGAGGACTACAAGAGATACTTCCTAAAGTGCTGTTGCTGTCTGTTCCCGCAGCTCACAAGTTACCACACATGAGCTCCAAGGTTTCCCCCTACTGGGTTGCCCCTTTCCATGAATTTAATTACTGAGAAGCAGGAGTTCAGGAAAATACTATGGTCTCATATTATAGAAATCGTATCTGTTTAGGAGGTGCATAGAAACAGAGGGTCAAAAGTAAAGCCACGAACAGCATTTTCCACTTGTGCAAGCATTTCCCCCCCTAACATATGTCCTGACAAGTGGGATCCACAGATTCATATGCAGGGTCTCCAGCAGGCATCCCCAAAGCCCAGCCACCAGCAAGGAGCCCtctttcagataaaaaaaaagcTCCTTTACAGAAGGTTCTGGAAAACTGGGTGCCTGCTCTAACTGCCCACAGAGCAGACAAAGAATCCTCCAAGAAAAGCTTCAGAAGTTGTGAGGGCTCAGAATGGAGTTGTTTCTGCTAAAAGCTCTAAGGAAGAAGTTGTGTCTCTTGAATGACCCTGCCTGGGGCCCTACTCTATTGTCTGTCTCAGAATTTATTCACCCTACTAGCTTTGCATTTTCCTATAGCAAAAGACACAAACGGTCTGcatcagattttctgttttcctgtgcACAGGATGTTTGGAAATGACTCCTTTCGGCCCCAGACTGCAGGAAGGGCAGGTCTCCTATGGACACTCTGTGCAGCCAGGGGGTAGGTGAACATATCTGGGCCAGAGGACGAGAACAGCTAATTATGCTTATCATTGTCCAAAATCCTTGGGAAAACCAGTAGCAAACAGACACCCCGAAATCCCCAAGGCATCCTGGAGCTCACAGCTGCAACAGGACCTTTGTCTCCTCTAACAGGACATAGCGAGCACTGAAGACGAGAAACATCACTACACCCTAGACTGTAGAAGGGCGAATCATATGCCCAACTTTGTTGCCAAAATGGGCTTATAACTTAAGGTACGGGGCCCAGAACACCTTCCATCTAAAGAAACATCTTTCACAACATCAGCTGCAGGGGCGGGGGCGTGGGTTCTCCACCCCTGCCAGTTAATAAGGTTCTTCTAAAGAAGAAAGCATATATGTATTGCTCTTGGAGCTATCaagtagaagaaaaggaaggtgTTTTAAAATGCTTATCCCTAGCTCAGGGGCCTCTTTCTTCCTGCAACAGACTCTCGTTCATGCACAGGCATCTGGGAAGATAGGCTGGGGGTTACTAAAATATTCTAATCCATTATAGAGCATAGAACTTCCTGCTGACAGCCAGGATTCACTTCTTCAACAGAACCTTCCACCAAGGAATCAGCAAGCACTTAGGAAGGCGTATTCATTCTCCACCTTGATCTCTCTATTTGCTTCTGTCCTGCTATAATGTATATTTGTACACACTGCATCCAACCCTCCATGAAACCAGTCCAGGAAAGACTAGGATGCCCAGGAAATGCAGGATTTCCCTCTTATCTCTAATCACTCTTTGTCAAGCCCCTGCTGTATGCTGAGCATCATTCCAGGCACCACCAGGGTGAGCAAGACACCCCAAAAGGAGCTCAGAGTCTCACAGGGAAAGACAAAATAAACTCCTAAGAGACTGTGGTAAATGCTAAGGAGCAGAACATAAGATCATGTAAAATAAGGGGAAGAGGGAATGCCAGGGTTCAGGGGAGTTTGGTCTTGTAGAAAAGATGGTCAGGAGGGCACTGGGTGTCTCACctagttaagcatccagctcttgatctcggctcaggccTCGATCTCAGGGTTAAGAGTTCGAGCTCCGCACAGAGTcttcttgaaaatttaaaaaaaaaaaaaaattaaaaagaagaaaaaaagaaaagatggtcaGGGAAGGGCTTTTAATGAGATGACATCTGAGCAGAGGCTCAGAcgacagagaaaaggaagaagtcaTGGCATTATCCATTGGGAAGCGTCCCAAGAAGAAGATGCCACAAGGAGAAAACCCTTGCTGTGCATGGTgcagagagggacaagcacagACGGGGTGGGGGCTAGCAACGAGGGAGACAGATGGGGGGCAATGGAAACCATTATTGTTATCCTCAAGGTTAAGGTTGAAAGCAGAGGAGTGATGTGCACTgacctgtattttttaaagtcacactGGTTGTTACACAGATAGCAGACGCCAGGGACCAGGACAGAAGCAGGCACCCAACTAAGCCTCTGCACATTCGTCCTGGCGGGGGCGGCAGGGGGGCGGCGGGAGGCTTATTGTGGTAGAAAGGTGAAGAGTGGTCAGAACCAGGACAGCTTCCAGAGAAGCCGACAATATGATTTGCCTTGGgttatgaaagaaagagagaaatcaaggatTGCCTTCAAGGACTGGGGTCAGGAGTAAGGAACACACAGAACCCATCTCTAAAAGCCCTTGACAAATGGTTAATTTTGCTGAAACTGCTCATTTAGCACCAAAAGCCAAGACGGAAACATGAGTTGCAGTGTCCAAAAGATTAAAGACAGATTGCTGCTCAAAAGAACCAAGGACTAAAAATAAGGCCTTGGAAAAGATTTGCAATGGGGTAAGGGAGAGCGGCAACCGAGGTCACAGCCAATATCCTCACCACCAATATCATCGTAGCCATCATCATCCTAGGTAGCACTTACACAGCACTGATTCGGTGTTCTACGTAGTTGCTAAAAACATGACATATATTCatccatttaattctcacaactcgTGAGGTCAGTGATATcatgatctccattttacagatgagggaactcgaggcacagagaagtcaaataattttcctgagatcacacagctagtaagtcgTGAAGCTGGGGTTTGAACCTGGGCAATCGGGCCCCGGTGAGCCTGCTGTTTGTTAGTTTGTCTCAGAAGGAATGCAAATTCAAGCATCATGGGCCACAGGTTTAGTTTTCTGAAGCCCAGAATGATCCAGGGGCAAGCCAGGGCCTTTGGCTGAATGAGGAAAAGCACTGTTCCTTCCACCCTGCCCGGTATACCAGGCCTGTGCCAGGGTGCACAGCAGGGTACAGAGTTCCCCTTGCCCCTCCCGTGGGGGTGTGCACAGGGCACAATAGTAAGAGCACAACTAGTCGCCCTGCCTGGAGGCAAGGATGGTCACCTGAATGTGCCTTGTGCTAACGGGAGTAGAGACAGCCTGCAGAGTGTGTGGGTGAGTTTTGTGGCAAGAAGCTGGGATGTTACCACTTCAGTTGGCAAAACCAGCAGAGCTTAGAACCTGGTGGCCTCCTCGGGTGAAAACGCAGTTTCTTCATCATTGCTATCTGGTGAGAAAGTCCCCACACATCTTACCAAGCCCTGGGCTTCCTTTAGAAAATCTTTCTGGAATTGCTCTAACTTAGGCCAAACAGGGAATCAAGGCTCCAAAAGTCCACATGGAAGAGCCAGAGGGTGAAGACTGGAGCCTGAAAGGTGCTCTTGCCGACTTGCACCCACTGCCTGTATAACCCAGAGGCCAAAGCCAAGGTACGTGTAACATTAGGAGCAGTCACTTCCTCGGCACAGCTCAGAACAAGCACCTCGCTCCAGCACTGAGCTTATGGCCCAATGGGCTGGCGTCCCAGAGCCTCTGGAGGCAGGATGCAAAAACTGGATGTCGGGGTTTCACATGGCTGAGCTTATGCCTTCCTTTCTAGCAGCAGTTAGACGCCAGTCCTGGCTGCCTGCTGAAGTCATGCCCTTGTCAGAGAAGCGCACTGTGCCATCGACCAACACGTCTATCTCCAGCCTGGAGAGTAAAGGACAATGTGCACCCAGCTTATGCCAAGGTGGTCTCAGTCACTGAAATACAAGCAAAAGGACAGCACGTCTTTATCACCTCAGATTTTATCTTTGCTCAACCTAAAGAATTCCACTTAGCCCCTGATAATATTCTGTTTAGTTCTGTTAGGATAAActcactgggcacctgggtggctcagttggttaagtggccaactcttgattttggctcaggtcatgatcacaggatcgtggggttgagccctgcatggggttccatgctcagcgggaagtctgcttgaagattccttcctcttctgtccctccactcacttttgtgtgtgcatgctctctgtcctctctcaattgaataaatcatttatttattaatttgagagagagtgcatgtagtagggggacagacagagggagagagagacccaagCAGACCTCACACTTAGCACAGAactcaacacagggctccatctcacaaccctgagatcacaacctgagccaaaaccaagagtcagacacttaactgagtatgccacccatgcgccccaatgaataaataaatcttttttaaagaaagattttatttatttatttgacagacagagatcacaagtaggcagagaggcaggcagagagagagagagaggaggaagcaggctctccactgagcagagagcccaatgcgggcctcgatcccagaaccctgagatcatgacctgagccaaaggcagcggctttaacccactgcgccatgCAGGTGGgtggcttattttaaaaagatttttttttaatctttttttttttttttaaaggataaactCACCCCCAATACAACCTGGATACCTAGAACAACCTGCACCTAGAACAAGTCCAGAATTATTTCAGATTTCACTTGTTTGGAGCCTGGTTTCAGAAACTGCTGGTTATTCACCAGAGTccattctcctcttcctcctgggcccATGACTAGACATTTCCAAGAATTCTTAGCAGTTAAGCCTGACCATGTGGCTGGGTCCTTGGACTGGATCATGAGGGAAATATTGCAAGCCACTTCTAGGACTACACTTTAAAGATGATGGTGGAATTTTGTACTTTTGTGTAAAACACAGAAAGCTGCAAAGAACATCACTCTCAggctaaaaatgagaaaaagccaTATCACCCACACAGTCATGATTTTTCTTCAGCTAATCAAAAGTGTAAGGTCATCAGCCATTAAAACAAAGTGAATTACAAGAGGAGGAACTCCAAGGAGAGACAGTGCAtgtgagagaagggggagagaagtgGCTGCCATACAAACAGGTAAGAAAATACTggctaaaattttaataatatctaaAAGCTAAATGTAGGCAAAATAACTTTGGAagagtttggcagttccttataaagttaaacatatagggaggggtacctggctggctcagtcagtaaaacatgtgattcttgatcttggggttgcaagtttgagtcccacgttgggtggagattactttaaaaaaaaaatgaagtatttttttaataaaaaaataataaagttaaactTACATTTACTATATGACTCAGCCATCCCATACCTAGGTATTGACCTAAGAGCAATGAAGTCATATGCTTACACAAACACCTTTATACAAATGTTTATATTAACTTTATTTATATCCTCCAAAAACTAAGAAGAGCCCAGGTGACCatcaagaaaaatggacaaagaaactTGTTTTGTAACTGAGAGTAGATAATTGATACATGCAAAAACATAAATGAATACTGTAATGctaggtgggggaaaaaaaaaagccagacttAAAGGCtaatattgggatgcctgggtggctcagttggttaagcagccaatacttggtttctgctcaggtcgtgatcttcgggttgtgaggtcgagccccacatcaggctccgtgctcagtggggaggctgcttcagattctctctctccttctctggccCTCTCCCTGTTCATTTGCTCactcaagaatttttttaaataaaggctacatgttgtatgattccatttatatgcatTAGGAAAAAGCAAAATGGTAGGAGTTTGCTCactcaagaatttttttaaataaagactacatgttgtatgattccatttatatgcatTAGGAAAAAGCAAAATGGTAGGAGTAGAAATTAGACTAGGATTTTCAGGGGCAAGTCGGGGAGATTTATTGGAAGTAGAGCAAGAGAGATCTTGTgagggtgatggaaatattctgtatcatGATTCTGATGACAGTTGCACAAACTGTCAATACTCATACAACTGTACGCCTTCAAAGggggaattttattttatgtaaattatctcTCAATAAGACtgacttaaaatacaaaaatgatcATGGTGTGAAGTGGAGCTCCTTCCCACAACTGTCACCTGGGTATGATACAACAGTTTCAGCTACAAGTACAATGATAATACCCAGACCAGTGGCCCCTAAAGGGTTTTCCAGAACCAGTCCCTGGTGAGATACATACCACGTATGGTATGTATATTCAGCAACATTTATACCAATTTAAACCTGTTATatctaataataaaatacttaaggcTTCTATATTGTATGACTTTGGGAGGTTCCCTTCTCCATTGTTCCAataacttctttaatttttttttttttacaaaaattctGATCTGAAGTGGatggaaagtgttttttttttttaaaaaggaaagaaagaaaagaaaatagggcCACCACCACTTACAGTTTGAGAAGCCCTGCCCTAAGGAACGTTGAAGCAATCTGGAGGACTTCTGCAGCCCTGAATGACCGCACGAGGCAAAGCCACCTGGGCACCTAGAATGCTCCTCTTGGTGAATGAGAAATACACTTTGTTCTCTAAGCCACCATATCATTGTGTGTCTCTGCTGCAGAAGCCGAAGCTTACCGCAGCTGCCAGGGATCACCACAAGGGCATATTCCTTGCTGACTCGGAGCTAAGGAAGGCCTTCGTCCCACATACAGCTAGAAACAAGTTCTCTCCAGGGAGAGCACAGGTTCAAAGCAGGTACAGAAGCGAACACGGTGCGCCTTTGTTTTCCCGCCACAGAGAGTCTGCATACAACGGAGGAGGTAAGAGCTAAAGTCCTCACATCTTCGGCAGGGTACAGGCAGGCTGGCAGCAAAGATGGAATGTGGAACATTTTAACACCCTGCAAATGCCCAGCAGGACGTAGCTTTCCCAGGCtggtggtgggagggacaggCT
It includes:
- the NEUROG1 gene encoding neurogenin-1: MPAPLETCVSDLDCTSSSSSSGGGDLSGFLTDEEDCARLQPPASASGTPMPVRRGAPGVPAASDTPRAQDDEQERRRRRGRARVRSEALLHSLRRSRRVKANDRERNRMHNLNAALDALRSVLPSFPDDTKLTKIETLRFAYNYIWALAETLRLADQGLPGGGARERLLPPQCAPCLPGPPSPSSDAESWGSGAAASPCAAAASPLSDPSSPAASEDFAYGPGDPLFSFPGLPKDLLHTTPCYIPYH